The region CTTGCACGTGGCCCAGCCGGCGCTGAGCCGCCAGATCCAACGGCTCGAGAAGTATCTCGGCGCACGACTGCTGGACCGCGTACCTCAGGGCACCCTGCTCACTCCGGCCGGTGAGAGGTTCCTTCCCCGGGCCCAAGCCCTGCTGCAGGCCGCCCGCCAGGCCGAGCTGGCCGTGCGTGAACAAGCCGAGACCGAACGAATCGCCATCGGTTACGTTGAAGACCTGGTGATCACTGCCGCCGTACGGGAACTGCGGCGCCGTTACCCGGACGCCGAGATCGCCACCCGGTACCTGAGCTGCCGCGACGTCGGGGCGCTGTCCGACAAGCGCGTCGACGCCCTGATCGCGCGGGCCCCGCTGCCGCTCGCCGACGACGACGTGTTCACCACCCCGCTGTACGAGGAGCCCCGGATGCTCGTGGTCCCGCGTGGCCATCGCTTGGCCGAGCGCGCGTCGGTGACCGCGGAAGAACTGGCCGGCGAGGAGGCGGCGCCGTGCGCGTTCGAGACCGCGGACTGGACTTCCTACCGGATCCTCGGGGCCGGCGTGCCGCCGATCGA is a window of Streptomyces caniferus DNA encoding:
- a CDS encoding LysR family transcriptional regulator — translated: MNDLGQDLELRLVRYFTVVAAHQHFGRAAADLHVAQPALSRQIQRLEKYLGARLLDRVPQGTLLTPAGERFLPRAQALLQAARQAELAVREQAETERIAIGYVEDLVITAAVRELRRRYPDAEIATRYLSCRDVGALSDKRVDALIARAPLPLADDDVFTTPLYEEPRMLVVPRGHRLAERASVTAEELAGEEAAPCAFETADWTSYRILGAGVPPIESYEDKLELVASGRAIAVLPVGDRRSSLRPDLVTVPIEGAPPSQVVLVSRKGDPNPMIRNLRLAANAVLTAPAA